In the Streptomyces sp. NBC_00525 genome, one interval contains:
- a CDS encoding biliverdin-producing heme oxygenase: MDATVTATPFSTLIRTASHEQHTEAETSAFMGDLLNGRLGVDAYTRYTEQLWFVYRALEEGAGTLAADPVAGPFIRPELMRTAELERDLAHLRGEGWREGLEPLPATAAYAARVAECARTWPAGYIAHHYTRYLGDLSGGQIIRDKAEKTWGFARKGDGVRFYVFEEISNPASFKRGYRELLDAVNADDLEKRRIVDECKRAFALNTAVFRELGEEYRAA; encoded by the coding sequence TTGGACGCAACCGTCACCGCCACGCCCTTCTCGACGCTGATCCGCACCGCGTCCCACGAGCAGCACACCGAGGCGGAGACCTCTGCCTTCATGGGCGACCTGCTCAACGGACGCCTGGGCGTGGACGCGTACACGCGCTACACCGAGCAGCTGTGGTTCGTGTACCGCGCCCTGGAGGAGGGCGCCGGGACCCTGGCCGCCGACCCGGTGGCCGGGCCCTTCATCCGGCCGGAGCTGATGCGCACCGCCGAACTGGAGCGCGACCTCGCCCATCTGCGGGGCGAGGGCTGGCGCGAGGGCCTGGAGCCGCTGCCGGCCACCGCCGCGTACGCCGCACGGGTCGCCGAGTGCGCCCGCACCTGGCCCGCCGGGTACATCGCGCACCACTACACCCGCTACCTCGGCGACCTGTCGGGCGGCCAGATCATCCGGGACAAGGCGGAGAAGACCTGGGGCTTCGCGCGCAAGGGCGACGGGGTGCGGTTCTACGTCTTCGAGGAGATATCCAACCCCGCCTCCTTCAAGCGGGGTTACCGGGAGCTGCTGGACGCGGTGAACGCGGACGACCTGGAGAAGCGGCGCATCGTGGACGAGTGCAAGCGCGCGTTCGCCCTGAACACCGCCGTGTTCCGGGAGCTGGGCGAGGAGTACCGCGCCGCCTGA
- a CDS encoding heme/hemin ABC transporter substrate-binding protein, which produces MHFSQDFAPPGRGPRRTGLRRGGARTAALALAGALLLAGCGGTGASSAKSAGAGASPAAEADRIEPLTGTPAPKLPVTVESADGKRVTVTSADRIVPLTGGLSEIVFTLGLGDRVVARDITATFEQAAKLPVVTRAHDVSAESVLSLRPTVVLADTTTGPAEAIGQIRDAGIPLVVVEPAKELADVGSRIGAVAAALGVPESGTKLERRTEDRIDAVRETVPAPADGAGKPRVAFLYLRGSASVYLLGGRESGASSLLEAAGAVDAGKASGLTKDFTAITSEALAKAAPDAILVMAKGLDSVGGIDGLVKIPGVAETPAGMDRRIVSIDDGVLLNYGPRTDRVLAELVAQLYPESGAGR; this is translated from the coding sequence GTGCACTTCTCGCAGGACTTCGCCCCACCGGGCCGCGGCCCCCGGCGGACCGGGCTGCGGCGCGGCGGCGCCCGCACGGCCGCGCTCGCCCTGGCCGGGGCCCTGCTGCTCGCCGGCTGCGGCGGTACGGGGGCGTCCTCGGCGAAGTCCGCGGGCGCCGGGGCGTCCCCGGCGGCGGAAGCGGACCGGATCGAACCGCTCACCGGGACGCCCGCGCCGAAGCTGCCGGTCACCGTGGAGTCGGCGGACGGCAAGCGGGTCACCGTCACCTCGGCCGACCGCATCGTGCCGCTCACCGGCGGCCTCAGCGAGATCGTGTTCACCCTGGGGCTCGGCGACCGGGTCGTGGCCCGTGACATCACCGCCACCTTCGAACAGGCCGCGAAGCTGCCGGTGGTGACCCGCGCCCACGACGTGTCGGCCGAGAGCGTGCTCTCCCTGCGGCCCACCGTGGTCCTCGCGGACACCACCACCGGTCCGGCCGAGGCCATCGGCCAGATCCGCGACGCCGGGATTCCGCTGGTGGTCGTCGAACCCGCCAAGGAACTGGCCGATGTGGGCAGCCGGATCGGCGCGGTGGCCGCCGCGCTCGGCGTACCGGAGTCCGGGACGAAGCTGGAGCGGCGCACCGAAGACCGTATCGACGCGGTCCGCGAGACCGTGCCCGCCCCGGCCGACGGAGCCGGGAAGCCGCGCGTGGCCTTCCTGTACCTGCGCGGCTCGGCGTCCGTCTATCTGCTGGGCGGCCGGGAGTCCGGGGCGAGTTCGCTGCTGGAGGCGGCGGGCGCGGTGGACGCGGGCAAGGCGTCCGGACTGACGAAGGACTTCACCGCCATCACCAGCGAGGCGCTGGCCAAGGCCGCGCCCGACGCCATCCTCGTGATGGCGAAGGGCCTGGACTCGGTGGGCGGGATCGACGGCCTGGTGAAGATTCCGGGCGTCGCGGAGACCCCGGCCGGAATGGACCGGCGGATCGTCTCCATCGACGACGGGGTCCTCCTCAACTACGGCCCGCGCACCGACCGCGTCCTGGCCGAACTCGTCGCCCAGCTCTACCCGGAGAGCGGGGCCGGCCGATGA
- a CDS encoding PhzF family phenazine biosynthesis protein, translated as MSDNDVPAGIDILRVFCGPDGRHGNALGVVRDGRSHPDPAARQELARRLGFSETVFVDDDERGQLDIYTPGLRLPFAGHPVVGAAWLLDLEILELGVGEVFARHDGEFTWITARPEWAPPRTLRQYASAAEVDELPAPPPGEGWLYAWAWEEEAAGRVRARAFPRRFDGIDEDEATGAAALLLSAHLGRALNITQGRGSQILTAPAPDGTVEIGGRVVLTHHG; from the coding sequence GTGAGCGACAACGACGTACCCGCCGGCATCGACATCCTGCGCGTGTTCTGCGGCCCGGACGGCCGGCACGGCAACGCCCTCGGCGTCGTACGCGACGGGCGCAGCCACCCCGACCCCGCGGCCCGGCAGGAGCTCGCCCGCCGGCTCGGCTTCAGCGAGACCGTGTTCGTGGACGACGACGAGCGCGGGCAGCTCGACATCTACACACCGGGGCTGCGGCTGCCGTTCGCCGGACATCCCGTCGTCGGCGCCGCCTGGCTGCTCGACCTGGAGATCCTGGAGCTGGGGGTGGGCGAGGTGTTCGCCCGCCACGACGGCGAGTTCACCTGGATCACCGCCCGCCCCGAGTGGGCGCCGCCGCGCACCCTCCGGCAGTACGCCTCGGCCGCCGAGGTCGATGAGCTCCCGGCCCCGCCGCCCGGCGAGGGCTGGCTCTACGCCTGGGCGTGGGAGGAGGAGGCGGCGGGCCGCGTCCGGGCACGGGCGTTCCCGCGCCGGTTCGATGGGATCGACGAGGACGAAGCGACGGGAGCCGCGGCCCTGTTGCTGAGCGCGCACCTCGGGCGCGCGCTCAACATCACACAGGGCCGCGGCTCCCAGATCCTCACGGCACCCGCGCCGGACGGCACGGTGGAGATCGGCGGCCGGGTCGTCCTGACCCACCACGGCTAG
- a CDS encoding HtaA domain-containing protein gives MPPFRPARMPVVVLFAALLGALLPATAAQAAGRTVQGGRLDWGIKSSFQSYVTGPVAQGSWGLTGGAATVGGSRFRFHSASGSYDPATGGFRAAFAGGVRFTGHRQSNGSYELDLTVSRPTVHIRDGGGTLYADMASKDRGSGRVTTARQVPLATLGLSGIDMRGGTSPVALTNIPATLTAQGAKSFAGYYTAGTPLDPISLSVDTLAPAAKPSATGPGTSAAPEKSPKKKDDKKAAAGRFEDAAVDWGVRRTFREYVTGPIGKGEWTLADGAQDGGALFRFPKGRGTYDPAAKTLAATFAGSVRFTAQDGLDLKLSRFAVAVKDGRGTLRADVLSDGGATEAVPLVTFAAGDLAPKKGLAVLAEAPATLTAEGAKVFGSLYKAGTAMDPVSLAVATDADAVLPALPDLGSDASATPEPSGSPAAAATPVAAAAPEDDSRTGLHLTLGGAGLLAAAAVTVLVLVRRNRATPDASS, from the coding sequence ATGCCACCGTTCAGACCTGCCCGCATGCCGGTCGTCGTGCTGTTCGCGGCCCTGCTGGGTGCCCTGCTCCCGGCCACCGCGGCTCAGGCCGCCGGCCGTACGGTGCAGGGCGGGCGGCTGGACTGGGGCATCAAGTCCTCGTTCCAGAGCTATGTCACGGGCCCGGTGGCGCAGGGGAGTTGGGGGCTGACCGGCGGCGCCGCCACGGTCGGCGGCAGCCGGTTCCGGTTCCACTCCGCGAGCGGCTCCTACGACCCGGCGACCGGCGGGTTCCGGGCCGCCTTCGCGGGCGGCGTCCGCTTCACCGGCCACCGGCAGTCCAACGGCTCCTACGAACTCGACCTCACCGTCAGCCGCCCCACCGTCCACATCCGCGACGGCGGCGGCACCCTGTACGCGGACATGGCGAGCAAGGACCGCGGCAGCGGACGCGTCACCACCGCCCGTCAGGTCCCGCTGGCCACACTCGGCCTGTCCGGGATCGACATGCGCGGCGGCACCAGCCCCGTCGCCCTGACCAACATCCCGGCCACGCTGACCGCGCAGGGCGCCAAGTCCTTCGCCGGCTACTACACCGCCGGCACCCCGCTGGACCCGATCAGCCTCTCCGTGGACACCCTCGCCCCGGCGGCGAAGCCCTCCGCGACCGGCCCCGGCACGAGCGCCGCCCCGGAGAAGAGCCCGAAGAAGAAGGACGACAAGAAGGCGGCGGCCGGCCGCTTCGAGGACGCCGCCGTCGACTGGGGCGTACGCCGCACCTTCCGGGAGTACGTCACCGGCCCCATCGGCAAGGGCGAATGGACCCTGGCCGACGGGGCCCAGGACGGCGGAGCGCTCTTCCGCTTCCCGAAGGGCAGGGGCACCTACGACCCGGCGGCCAAGACCCTGGCGGCCACCTTCGCGGGCAGCGTCCGCTTCACCGCGCAGGACGGCCTCGACCTGAAGCTGTCCCGGTTCGCGGTGGCCGTGAAGGACGGCCGGGGCACCCTGCGCGCCGACGTCCTGAGCGACGGCGGGGCCACCGAAGCCGTGCCGCTCGTCACCTTCGCCGCCGGCGACCTCGCACCGAAGAAGGGCCTCGCGGTCCTCGCCGAGGCTCCCGCCACCCTGACCGCCGAGGGCGCGAAGGTCTTCGGCTCGCTCTACAAGGCGGGCACCGCGATGGACCCGGTCTCGCTCGCCGTGGCCACCGACGCCGACGCCGTCCTGCCCGCCCTGCCCGACCTGGGCAGCGACGCCTCCGCCACCCCCGAACCGTCCGGCAGCCCGGCGGCGGCGGCGACCCCGGTGGCCGCCGCGGCCCCGGAGGACGACTCCCGCACCGGGCTCCACCTCACCCTCGGCGGCGCCGGACTGCTCGCCGCGGCGGCCGTCACCGTGCTGGTGCTCGTACGCCGCAACCGGGCGACACCGGACGCCTCGTCCTGA
- the efeO gene encoding iron uptake system protein EfeO, which yields MRAVRLSVVTAAVTAAALTAVTGCSEKSDGKGEGAVEVIAKDDSCEVSRTKLPAGHIELAVQNKGSKVTEVYILFPDDRIVAERENIGPGTKATITAEIKAGSYEIACKPGMKGHGIRQKIEVSGGKAVKRSPEMDKAVAAYRTYVQAQADQTLPKAKVFTDAVAAGDIEAAKKAYADSRIGWERTEPVAESFGDIDPKVDVREDGLEEGQKWTGWHRLEKALWQDKKLGAEEKALAPVLYKDLVDWQKRVGTAEITPTSMANGAKELLDEVATGKVTGEEERYSHTDLVDFKANVEGAEQSYKLLRSIAAKNDSALTETLDKRFGELNKLLEKYRKDRSTYEFTSYDKVGKADRKELSDAVNALAEPLSKLAAAVTK from the coding sequence ATGCGAGCCGTTCGTCTCTCCGTCGTCACCGCTGCCGTCACCGCGGCCGCTCTGACCGCCGTCACGGGATGCTCCGAGAAGAGCGACGGCAAGGGTGAGGGGGCCGTCGAGGTCATCGCCAAGGACGACTCCTGCGAGGTCTCCCGGACGAAGCTGCCTGCCGGTCACATCGAGCTGGCCGTGCAGAACAAGGGCTCCAAGGTCACCGAGGTCTACATCCTCTTCCCGGACGACCGCATCGTCGCCGAGCGCGAGAACATCGGCCCCGGCACCAAGGCCACCATCACGGCCGAGATCAAGGCCGGTTCGTACGAGATCGCCTGCAAGCCCGGTATGAAGGGCCACGGCATCCGGCAGAAGATCGAGGTCAGCGGCGGCAAGGCAGTCAAGCGCAGCCCCGAGATGGACAAGGCCGTCGCCGCGTACCGCACCTATGTGCAGGCGCAGGCCGACCAGACGCTGCCGAAGGCGAAGGTCTTCACGGACGCCGTCGCCGCGGGTGACATCGAGGCCGCGAAGAAGGCGTACGCCGACTCCCGTATCGGCTGGGAGCGCACCGAGCCGGTCGCCGAGTCCTTCGGTGACATCGACCCCAAGGTCGACGTCCGCGAGGACGGCCTGGAGGAGGGCCAGAAGTGGACCGGCTGGCACCGCCTGGAGAAGGCGCTGTGGCAGGACAAGAAGCTGGGCGCCGAGGAGAAGGCGCTCGCCCCGGTCCTCTACAAGGACCTGGTGGACTGGCAGAAGCGGGTCGGCACCGCCGAGATCACCCCGACCTCGATGGCCAACGGCGCCAAGGAGCTGCTGGACGAGGTCGCCACCGGCAAGGTCACCGGTGAGGAGGAGCGCTACAGCCACACCGACCTGGTCGACTTCAAGGCCAATGTGGAGGGCGCCGAGCAGTCCTACAAGCTGCTGAGGTCGATCGCGGCCAAGAACGACTCCGCGCTCACCGAGACGCTCGACAAGCGGTTCGGCGAGCTGAACAAGCTGCTGGAGAAGTACCGCAAGGACCGCTCCACGTACGAGTTCACCTCCTACGACAAGGTCGGCAAGGCGGACCGCAAGGAGCTGTCGGACGCGGTCAACGCCCTGGCGGAGCCGCTGTCCAAGCTGGCCGCCGCGGTGACGAAGTAA
- a CDS encoding HtaA domain-containing protein: MAATRRPLTLAAAVATAATLGAALALPALAADRSDGSAGAGARVIDLKDGTLDWGFKESFRRYVGGAGKITVSDGATQAANNGVFTFVNGKGTYDTATYGTATAFEGGVNFSAHGGVLDITLSDVKVTTTGKGGAITADVATPQGTTDDVAVAELDLSAVKPGQGAGGAMVFKDIPAKLTKAGSEAFNGQYKEGEALDPATLTVTAAPAPSEKPTEKPTEPTEPSEKPTEKPSEKPTEPTGKPTATPTKPTTAPSPTATATGTGGPAATTGAIVDGALNWGVKESFRSYVTGPIAHGRAETTGGAKAAAGGYRFTDATGTFDAAGQTLKATFGGKVRFLGHQENGSYTLDLSFSRLTVRVNGGKGTLLADVSAKDRATKKVSTYTALPLADLKLPAGKLTAKDGVVTLSGVPATLTAEGGTKAFGGMYKAGDQLDPLTVAVSLDKNATLPSGTTTGGSTTGGSTTSGGGSGSVGGAGSVGGVGGAGTVGGSGALAATGSDVPTGPLLAASGLVVAAGAGAVLVARRRRTA; encoded by the coding sequence ATGGCAGCCACCCGCCGCCCCCTCACCCTTGCCGCAGCCGTCGCCACCGCCGCCACGCTCGGCGCCGCCCTCGCCCTCCCTGCCCTCGCCGCCGACCGTTCCGACGGGAGCGCCGGCGCTGGCGCGCGGGTCATCGACCTGAAGGACGGCACGCTGGACTGGGGCTTCAAGGAGTCCTTCCGCCGGTACGTCGGCGGCGCCGGCAAGATCACGGTCAGCGACGGCGCCACCCAGGCCGCGAACAACGGCGTCTTCACCTTCGTCAACGGCAAGGGCACGTACGACACCGCCACCTACGGCACCGCCACCGCCTTCGAGGGCGGCGTCAACTTCTCGGCGCACGGGGGCGTCCTGGACATCACCCTCTCCGACGTCAAGGTCACCACCACCGGCAAGGGCGGCGCGATCACCGCCGACGTGGCCACCCCGCAGGGCACCACCGACGACGTGGCCGTCGCCGAACTGGACCTCTCGGCCGTGAAGCCGGGCCAGGGTGCCGGCGGCGCCATGGTCTTCAAGGACATACCCGCCAAGCTGACCAAGGCCGGCTCCGAGGCGTTCAACGGCCAGTACAAGGAGGGCGAGGCGCTCGACCCGGCCACGCTCACCGTGACCGCCGCCCCCGCCCCGAGCGAGAAGCCCACCGAGAAGCCCACCGAGCCCACCGAACCGAGCGAGAAGCCCACCGAGAAGCCGAGCGAGAAGCCCACCGAGCCGACCGGGAAGCCCACCGCCACGCCCACGAAGCCGACCACCGCGCCCAGCCCCACCGCCACGGCGACCGGCACCGGCGGGCCCGCCGCCACGACCGGCGCCATCGTGGACGGCGCCCTGAACTGGGGCGTGAAGGAGTCCTTCCGCTCGTACGTCACCGGCCCCATCGCCCACGGCCGGGCCGAGACCACCGGCGGTGCGAAGGCCGCGGCGGGCGGCTACCGCTTCACCGACGCCACCGGCACCTTCGACGCCGCCGGACAGACCCTCAAGGCCACGTTCGGCGGCAAGGTCCGCTTCCTCGGGCACCAGGAGAACGGCTCCTACACTCTCGACCTGTCGTTCTCCCGGCTGACGGTCCGGGTGAACGGGGGCAAGGGCACCCTCCTCGCGGACGTCTCCGCCAAGGACCGCGCGACCAAGAAGGTGTCCACGTACACCGCGCTGCCCCTCGCCGACCTCAAGCTGCCCGCCGGCAAGCTGACCGCCAAGGACGGCGTGGTGACCCTGTCCGGTGTCCCCGCGACGCTGACCGCCGAGGGCGGCACCAAGGCGTTCGGCGGGATGTACAAGGCCGGTGACCAGCTCGACCCGCTGACCGTCGCGGTGTCCCTGGACAAGAACGCCACGCTCCCGTCCGGCACCACCACGGGCGGCTCCACCACGGGCGGTTCCACCACGTCCGGCGGTGGCAGCGGCAGCGTGGGCGGCGCGGGCAGCGTCGGCGGTGTGGGCGGCGCCGGTACGGTCGGCGGCTCGGGCGCCCTGGCCGCCACGGGCTCCGACGTCCCGACCGGGCCCCTGCTCGCCGCCTCCGGCCTGGTCGTGGCGGCCGGCGCCGGAGCGGTCCTTGTGGCCCGCCGCCGCCGTACCGCCTGA
- a CDS encoding FecCD family ABC transporter permease — protein MTATTRETTRETTRETAREVSKPVAPPAAARRSTAVPLTAGLAAALVVGCLLSAGLGAYNIPLGDVLASVQHRIGLGGHALDRVAESVLWNVRLPRVVLALLVGASLGCAGALMQGVFGNPLAEPGVIGISAGAAVGAVGSIALGLSFFGNWTITVCAFAAGLLTVLLVYALSRSGGRTEVVTLILTGIAVNAFAGALIGLFIFFADNAQITQITFWQLGSLAQATWPKVLAVLPCAALGLLIAPFYARKLDLLALGERPARHLGVDVERLRLVLVLVVALLTAAAVAVAGIISFVGLLVPHLLRMANGPGHRFLVPGSALGGALVLVAGDLAARTVADPAELPLGVLTALFGSPFFFWLLRRTRRKQGGWA, from the coding sequence ATGACGGCGACCACTCGCGAGACCACTCGGGAGACCACTCGGGAGACCGCTCGGGAGGTGTCAAAGCCGGTGGCGCCGCCCGCCGCGGCCCGGCGCTCCACCGCCGTCCCGCTCACCGCCGGGCTGGCCGCCGCCCTGGTGGTGGGCTGTCTGCTCTCCGCCGGGCTCGGCGCGTACAACATCCCGCTCGGGGACGTCCTGGCCTCCGTCCAGCACCGGATCGGGCTCGGCGGGCACGCGCTGGACCGGGTCGCCGAGAGCGTCCTGTGGAACGTACGGCTGCCCAGGGTCGTCCTGGCCCTCCTGGTCGGCGCCTCGCTCGGCTGCGCGGGCGCCCTGATGCAGGGCGTGTTCGGCAATCCGCTGGCCGAACCCGGCGTCATCGGGATCTCGGCCGGCGCGGCGGTCGGCGCGGTCGGCTCGATCGCGCTCGGGCTCAGCTTCTTCGGCAACTGGACCATCACCGTGTGCGCGTTCGCCGCCGGACTGCTGACCGTGCTGCTGGTGTACGCGCTGTCGCGGTCGGGCGGCCGGACGGAGGTGGTGACGCTGATCCTGACCGGGATCGCGGTCAACGCCTTCGCCGGGGCGCTGATCGGCCTGTTCATCTTCTTCGCGGACAACGCGCAGATCACCCAGATCACCTTCTGGCAGCTCGGCTCGCTGGCCCAGGCCACCTGGCCCAAGGTGCTGGCCGTCCTGCCGTGCGCGGCCCTCGGGCTGCTGATCGCCCCCTTCTACGCGCGCAAGCTGGACCTCCTCGCGCTCGGCGAGCGGCCCGCCCGGCATCTGGGCGTGGACGTGGAGCGGCTGCGGCTGGTGCTCGTCCTGGTCGTGGCGCTGCTGACGGCGGCGGCCGTGGCGGTCGCCGGGATCATCTCGTTCGTCGGACTCCTCGTACCGCATCTGCTGCGCATGGCCAATGGGCCCGGTCACCGCTTCCTGGTGCCCGGCAGCGCGCTGGGCGGCGCGCTGGTGCTGGTCGCGGGCGATCTGGCGGCCCGGACCGTCGCGGACCCGGCGGAGCTTCCGCTCGGGGTCCTGACTGCGCTGTTCGGCAGCCCGTTCTTCTTCTGGCTGCTGCGCAGGACCCGTCGCAAGCAAGGTGGTTGGGCATGA
- the map gene encoding type I methionyl aminopeptidase: MSGQSLLVPGEITPVRSVPGNIRRPEYVGKPAPTPYTGPEVQDADTVERMRIAGRIAAQAMAEAAKHIAPGVTTDELDRVAHEFMCDHGAYPSTLGYRGFPKSLCTSLNEVICHGIPDSTVLRDGDIVNLDVTAYINGVHGDNNATYLCGDVDDESRLLVERTEESLRRAIKAVKPGRQINVIGRVIESYAKRFGYGVVRDFTGHGINTSFHSGLIVPHYDSPHATTVMKPGMTFTIEPMLTLGSHDYDMWDDGWTVVTKDRKRTAQFEHTLVVTETGADILTLP, encoded by the coding sequence ATGTCTGGCCAGTCGCTGCTCGTACCAGGGGAGATCACTCCCGTCCGTTCCGTGCCCGGAAACATCCGGCGCCCCGAGTATGTGGGCAAGCCGGCTCCGACGCCGTACACCGGTCCCGAGGTGCAGGACGCCGACACCGTCGAGCGGATGCGGATCGCCGGGCGGATCGCCGCGCAGGCGATGGCCGAGGCCGCCAAGCACATCGCCCCGGGCGTCACGACGGACGAACTGGACCGCGTGGCGCACGAGTTCATGTGCGATCACGGCGCCTACCCGTCGACGCTGGGCTACCGGGGCTTCCCGAAGTCGCTGTGCACCTCGCTCAACGAGGTCATCTGCCACGGCATCCCGGACTCCACGGTGCTGCGCGACGGCGACATCGTGAACCTGGACGTGACCGCGTACATCAACGGGGTGCACGGCGACAACAACGCGACGTACCTCTGCGGGGACGTGGACGACGAGTCCCGGCTGCTCGTCGAGCGCACCGAGGAGTCGCTGCGGCGGGCCATCAAGGCCGTGAAGCCGGGCCGGCAGATCAACGTGATCGGGCGGGTCATCGAGTCGTACGCGAAGCGCTTCGGCTACGGCGTCGTCCGGGACTTCACCGGGCACGGGATCAACACCTCGTTCCACTCCGGGCTCATCGTGCCGCACTACGACAGCCCGCACGCCACCACGGTGATGAAGCCCGGCATGACGTTCACCATCGAGCCGATGCTGACCCTGGGCAGCCACGACTACGACATGTGGGACGACGGCTGGACCGTGGTGACCAAGGACCGCAAGCGCACCGCGCAGTTCGAGCACACGCTCGTGGTGACGGAGACCGGCGCGGACATCCTCACGCTCCCGTAG
- a CDS encoding heme ABC transporter ATP-binding protein yields the protein MNILRNLLAPQSRRLPVRAPAGAPAAEAVGLRVRLGGRPVLDSIDLTAYAGEVLALVGPNGAGKSTLLAALAADLPAESGAVRIDGRPVTGWSAPELALRRAVLPQSAALAFPFPVEEVVRMGRAPWAGTDLADEDEEAVASAMAATEVAGFAGRPFSALSGGERARVALARVLAQRAPLLLLDEPTAALDLRHQELVLRICRERAAAGDAVVVVLHDLGLAAAYADRAAVLHEGRIAVAGPPGEVFSGELLGTVYRQPVEVFPHPRTGIPLVVPERTP from the coding sequence ATGAACATCCTGCGGAATCTCCTCGCCCCGCAGAGCCGGCGGCTGCCCGTGCGGGCGCCGGCCGGGGCGCCGGCCGCCGAGGCGGTCGGGCTGCGGGTGCGGCTCGGCGGCCGGCCGGTGCTGGACTCGATCGATCTGACGGCGTACGCGGGCGAGGTGCTGGCCCTCGTCGGCCCGAACGGGGCCGGTAAGTCCACCCTGCTGGCCGCGCTCGCCGCCGACCTGCCGGCCGAGAGCGGCGCCGTGCGCATCGACGGGCGGCCGGTCACCGGCTGGTCCGCGCCCGAACTGGCCCTGCGCCGCGCGGTCCTGCCCCAGTCGGCGGCCCTCGCCTTCCCGTTCCCGGTGGAGGAGGTCGTCCGGATGGGCCGGGCGCCCTGGGCCGGGACGGACCTGGCCGACGAGGACGAGGAGGCGGTGGCGTCGGCGATGGCGGCCACCGAGGTCGCCGGGTTCGCCGGGCGGCCGTTCTCGGCGCTGTCCGGCGGCGAGCGGGCCCGTGTCGCGCTGGCCCGGGTGCTGGCGCAGCGCGCCCCGCTGCTGCTGCTCGACGAGCCGACCGCCGCGCTGGACCTGCGCCACCAGGAACTGGTGCTGCGGATCTGCCGGGAGCGGGCGGCGGCCGGGGACGCGGTCGTGGTCGTCCTGCACGACCTGGGGCTGGCCGCCGCGTACGCGGACCGGGCGGCCGTGCTGCACGAGGGGCGGATCGCGGTGGCGGGCCCGCCGGGCGAGGTGTTCTCGGGCGAGCTGCTGGGCACGGTCTACCGGCAGCCGGTGGAGGTGTTCCCGCATCCCCGGACCGGGATTCCGCTTGTGGTGCCGGAGCGCACCCCGTGA